In Canis lupus familiaris isolate Mischka breed German Shepherd chromosome 5, alternate assembly UU_Cfam_GSD_1.0, whole genome shotgun sequence, a genomic segment contains:
- the VAMP2 gene encoding vesicle-associated membrane protein 2 — protein MSATAATAPPAAPAGEGGPPAPPPNLTSNRRLQQTQAQVDEVVDIMRVNVDKVLERDQKLSELDDRADALQAGASQFETSAAKLKRKYWWKNLKMMIILGVICAIILIIIIVYFSS, from the exons AT GTCGGCTACCGCTGCCACCGCCCCCCCTGCCGCCCCggctggggagggaggccccccggcgccccctccAAACCTCACCAGTAACAGGAGACTGCAGCAGACCCAGGCCCAGGTGGATGAG GTGGTGGACATCATGAGGGTGAATGTGGACAAGGTCCTGGAGCGGGACCAGAAGCTGTCCGAGCTGGACGACCGTGCAGATGCACTCCAGGCAGGGGCCTCCCAGTTTGAAACAAGCGCAGCCAAGCTCAAGCGCAAATACTGGTGGAAAAACCTCAAG ATGATGATCATCTTGGGAGTGATTTGCgccatcatcctcatcatcatcatcg TTTACTTCAGCTCTTAA